From a single Neosynechococcus sphagnicola sy1 genomic region:
- the psb34 gene encoding photosystem II assembly protein Psb34 — MYTTDNNGVLNTYATEVPMYFAEYPTPEEKRNYAFQGAVAVLLVTFTLLTAFSVS; from the coding sequence ATGTACACCACCGATAACAACGGCGTTCTCAACACCTACGCAACTGAAGTCCCCATGTACTTCGCTGAATATCCTACCCCTGAGGAAAAGCGCAACTATGCGTTCCAGGGGGCAGTGGCAGTTCTGCTCGTAACTTTTACCCTACTGACGGCGTTTTCGGTCAGCTAA
- a CDS encoding VOC family protein yields the protein MHTHEKINYVEFPARNLEATKSFFEAVFGWSFVDYGPEYTAFSNQGLDGGFFKSDLTGTADSGSALIIFYSNSLEETLSKVETAGGQIVKSIFSFPGGRRFHFVEPSGNEFAVWSEVST from the coding sequence ATGCACACTCACGAAAAAATCAATTACGTGGAGTTTCCAGCCAGAAATCTGGAAGCAACCAAGTCCTTCTTTGAAGCCGTATTCGGATGGTCGTTTGTGGATTATGGCCCTGAGTACACTGCTTTCTCCAATCAAGGACTGGATGGAGGATTCTTTAAATCTGACCTCACAGGAACGGCAGACAGCGGCAGTGCTCTGATCATCTTCTATAGCAACAGCTTGGAGGAAACGCTATCCAAAGTTGAAACCGCCGGTGGTCAAATTGTAAAATCAATTTTCTCATTTCCAGGCGGGCGGCGCTTCCACTTCGTTGAACCCAGTGGTAACGAGTTCGCAGTTTGGAGCGAAGTGAGTACCTGA